A single genomic interval of Astyanax mexicanus isolate ESR-SI-001 chromosome 4, AstMex3_surface, whole genome shotgun sequence harbors:
- the ptger4c gene encoding prostaglandin E receptor 4 (subtype EP4) c yields the protein MNDSVLLPEGAAPRAPLRLDVRSLVTSASMFAVGVLGNVVAAGVLCASRREQKETAFYTLVCGMAVTDLLGTCFTSPVVIATYVAGRWPGGTRLCHFFSFSMLFFGSAGMSILCAMAVERYVAIDHAYFYSKRVDRRTARAALLVAYAANAALCALPSLGFGRHARHVPGTWCFLDWRATDPAGAAYSYLYGGVMLALIAVTVACNCAACRSLVRMSRETGAGGTGRRALAGLPAVTSAAEIQMFWMLIIMTVVFLICSIPLVVRIFVNQIYGPGQINAGVSPDYRSDLLAIRFASFNPILDPWVYILCRRSLFTKICEWLKRTVGRSREGHERTMGWVGGQHSPPSLTHSNATSYASFRMATCRIAAGTEVAVDSRPYEDLTLRQAWDFDTAMDNFHPFSVEQEPVLGFESETALNSKVDAVGSDECISTPAAGVKTHVNKTELVTCTFSTPSSCMSEKSVG from the exons ATGAACGACTCGGTGCTCCTCCCGGAAGGGGCCGCCCCCCGCGCGCCCCTGCGCCTGGACGTGCGCTCGCTGGTCACCTCGGCCAGCATGTTCGCGGTGGGTGTGCTGGGCAACGTGGTGGCCGCGGGCGTGCTGTGCGCGAGCCGGCGCGAGCAGAAGGAGACGGCGTTTTACACGCTCGTGTGCGGCATGGCCGTGACCGACCTTTTGGGCACGTGCTTCACGAGTCCCGTGGTGATCGCCACCTACGTGGCGGGCCGGTGGCCCGGGGGCACGCGCCTGTGCcacttcttctccttctccatgCTGTTCTTCGGCTCGGCCGGCATGTCCATCCTGTGCGCCATGGCCGTGGAGCGCTACGTGGCCATCGACCACGCCTACTTCTACTCCAAGCGCGTGGACAGGCGCACGGCGCGCGCCGCGCTCCTCGTAGCCTATGCGGCCAACGCCGCGCTCTGCGCGCTCCCCAGCCTCGGCTTCGGCCGGCACGCGCGCCACGTGCCCGGCACCTGGTGCTTTCTGGACTGGCGCGCCACGGACCCTGCGGGCGCCGCGTACTCCTACCTATACGGCGGGGTCATGCTGGCGCTCATCGCCGTCACCGTCGCGTGCAACTGCGCGGCGTGCCGCTCGCTGGTGCGCATGAGCCGCGAGACTGGAGCCGGGGGCACCGGGAGGCGCGCGCTCGCCGGGCTGCCCGCGGTGACGTCCGCGGCGGAGATCCAGATGTTCTGGATGTTGATCATCATGACCGTGGTGTTCCTCATCTGCTCCATCCCGCTGGTG GTGCGCATCTTCGTCAATCAGATTTACGGCCCTGGCCAGATCAACGCAGGCGTGAGTCCAGATTACCGCAGCGACCTTCTAGCCATCCGGTTCGCCTCCTTCAACCCCATCCTGGACCCCTGGGTTTACATCCTGTGCCGCCGAAGTCTCTTCACCAAAATCTGCGAGTGGTTGAAGCGAACCGTCGGCCGCAGCCGAGAGGGACACGAACGGACCATGGGCTGGGTGGGCGGCCAGCACTCGCCGCCATCTTTAACACACAGCAACGCCACCAGTTACGCCTCGTTTCGCATGGCGACGTGCAGGATCGCCGCAGGAACAGAGGTCGCAGTGGACTCCAGACCTTACGAGGACCTAACCCTACGCCAGGCGTGGGACTTTGACACAGCAATGGACAACTTCCACCCTTTCAGTGTGGAGCAGGAGCCAGTTTTGGGCTTCGAGAGCGAAACGGCACTGAACTCTAAAGTGGACGCCGTTGGGTCGGATGAGTGCATTAGCACGCCGGCGGCCGGTGTTAAAACACACGTGAACAAGACCGAGCTGGTCACCTGCACTTTCAGCACACCAAGCTCATGCATGTCAGAGAAGAGCGTCGGATGA
- the LOC103032185 gene encoding zinc finger protein 239 isoform X1 yields MKTSPDNDKSYQCSVCEKNFTRQSTLIRHHLIHTGEKPYHCLDCGKSFSQQGHLQQHQRTHTGEKPYYCSDCGKCFTSQSHLTKHQRIHTGEKPYHCTDCGKSFITQSHLKIHRRVHTGVKPYYCSECGKSFSQQSNLKHHQSIHTGEKPHHCPECGKSFNRLGSLQLHQRVHTGEKPYYCSGCGNSYNQLSHLQHHQRIHTGEKPYRCSECERSFTHYNSLKLHQRIHTGEKPHQCSVCGKYFTQQSTLNRHLRIHTGEKPYHCSDCEKSFRHLMSLQRHKCSKSIDQSRL; encoded by the coding sequence ATGAAGACAAGTCCAGATAATGATAAATCTTACCAGTGTTCAGTGTGTGAGAAGAATTTTACTAGGCAAAGTACTCTTATTAGACACCatctcattcacactggagagaaaccgtatcactgcttagactgtggaaagagtttttcTCAACAGGGACATCTTCAGCAACACCAGCGCactcacaccggagagaaaccgtattactgttcagactgtggaaagtgTTTTACTTCGCAGAGCCATCTcacaaaacaccagcgcattcacactggagagaaaccgtatcactgcacggactgtggaaagagttttattacacagagtcaCCTCAAAATACACCGAcgcgttcacacaggagtgaaaccgtattATTGTTCCgaatgtggaaagagttttagtcaacagagtaatctcaaacatcaccagagcattcacacaggagagaaaccgcatcactgcccggaatgtggaaagagttttaatcggCTGGGTAGTCTCCAActacaccagcgcgttcacactggagagaaaccgtattactgttcaggCTGTGGAAATAGTTATAATCAGCTGAGTCATCTCCAAcatcatcagcgcattcacactggagagaaaccctatcgCTGCTCAGAGTGCGAGAGAAGCTTTACTCATTACAATTCGCTtaaactacaccagcgcattcacaccggagagaaaccgcatcagtgTTCAGTGTGTGGGAAATATTTTACTCAGCAGAGTACTCTAAACAGACACttgcgcattcacaccggagagaaaccgtatcactgctcagactgtgaaaaGAGCTTCAGACATTTAATGTCATTACAGAGACACAAGTGCAGTAAGAGCATCGACCAGTCCAGGTTATAA